One window of Cherax quadricarinatus isolate ZL_2023a chromosome 18, ASM3850222v1, whole genome shotgun sequence genomic DNA carries:
- the LOC128689391 gene encoding U-scoloptoxin(01)-Er1a-like encodes MKVAFALLTTLFVAASCRSAYQLPAGVELFRSQVITSFSCAGRPYGYYADVANDCSIFHICYPINDEFGNILEDAQFSFICGNQTIFSQQSLTCATPEEAYPCNQAESLYESSNADFGKIPEQPNFF; translated from the exons ATGAAGGTCGCATTTGCCCTCCTCACAACCTTGTTTGTGGCTGCGTCCTGCCGCTCCGCCTACCAGCTGCCAGCGGGCGTCGAGCTCTTCAGGTCGCAGGTCATCACCTCGTTCAGCTGCGCCGGCCGCCCATACGGCTACTACGCTGACGTGGCTAATGACTGCTCCATCTTCCACATCTGCTATCCAATCAACGACGAATTTGGAAAC ATTTTGGAAGACGCTCAGTTCTCCTTCATCTGCGGGAACCAGACAATCTTCAGCCAGCAGTCACTGACCTGCGCAACTCCTGAGGAAGCTTACCCATGCAACCAGGCAGAGTCGCTCTACGAGTCTTCCAACGCTGATTTTGGCAAGATTCCCGAGCAGCCTAACTTCTTCTAG